In the Acidovorax sp. A79 genome, one interval contains:
- a CDS encoding integration host factor subunit alpha — MIEFAVESLETPALTKAQLADLLFDQIGLNKRESKDMIDAFFDLISQSLVEGKDVKLSGFGNFQIRTKAPRPGRNPRTGEAIPIKARRVVTFHASSKLKEQIQTAAGS, encoded by the coding sequence ATGATCGAATTCGCCGTCGAAAGCCTGGAAACGCCAGCGCTGACCAAGGCACAACTGGCCGATCTGCTGTTTGACCAGATTGGCTTGAACAAGCGCGAGTCCAAGGACATGATCGACGCATTCTTCGACCTGATCTCGCAGAGCCTGGTGGAGGGCAAGGATGTGAAGTTGTCGGGTTTCGGCAACTTCCAGATTCGCACCAAGGCACCACGGCCCGGGCGCAACCCGCGCACGGGCGAGGCCATTCCGATCAAGGCACGCCGCGTGGTGACGTTTCACGCCAGCAGCAAACTCAAGGAACAGATCCAGACGGCTGCCGGATCGTGA
- a CDS encoding MerR family transcriptional regulator: MGTPLPSIPAKRYFTIGEVAELCGVKPHVLRYWEQEFTQLRPMKRRGNRRYYQHHEVLMIRRIRDLLYDQGFTISGARNRLQELAHPARDEAGADGAMNGFDSEMPSMLVDSARDLSIDAMGITLDSNAVRKELFEIRALLSLG; encoded by the coding sequence ATGGGCACCCCCCTTCCTTCGATCCCCGCCAAGCGCTACTTCACGATTGGTGAGGTCGCGGAGCTTTGTGGCGTCAAGCCCCATGTATTGCGTTACTGGGAGCAGGAGTTCACTCAACTGCGTCCCATGAAGCGGCGTGGCAACCGGCGCTACTACCAGCATCATGAAGTGCTCATGATCCGCCGCATCCGGGATCTGCTGTATGACCAGGGGTTCACCATCAGTGGCGCGCGCAATCGCCTGCAGGAGCTTGCGCATCCCGCCCGCGATGAGGCAGGGGCCGACGGCGCGATGAACGGGTTTGATTCCGAGATGCCCAGCATGCTGGTGGACAGTGCACGCGATCTTTCCATCGATGCGATGGGCATCACGCTGGACTCCAATGCGGTGCGCAAAGAATTATTTGAAATTCGGGCGCTACTTTCTCTGGGTTGA